Proteins encoded in a region of the Paraburkholderia flava genome:
- the argH gene encoding argininosuccinate lyase produces the protein MTSQLHKKGEAWSARFSEPMSELVKRYTSSVFFDKRLALVDIEGSLAHASMLAAQKIIGADDVAAIQRGMAQIKGEIERGEFEWKLDLEDVHLNIEARLTALIGDAGKRLHTGRSRNDQVATDIRLWLRGEIDRIGELLTGLRRALIDLAEQHAATIMPGFTHLQVAQPVTFGHHLLAYVEMFSRDSERMIDCRKRVNRLPLGAAALAGTSYPIDRHAVAKTLGFDGICANSLDAVSDRDFAIEFTAAAALVMTHVSRFSEELVLWMSPRVGFIDLADRFCTGSSIMPQKKNPDVPELARGKTGRVNGHLIALLTLMKGQPLAYNKDNQEDKEPLFDTVDTVADTLRIFAEMAAGITVKPDAMRAAALQGFSTATDLADYLVKRGLPFRDAHEAVAHAVRICVDRGCDIADLSLDEMRSELPNVAHLLGEDVFEYLTLEGSVASRNHAGGTAPDQVRAAVKAARAALG, from the coding sequence ATGACGTCCCAACTGCACAAAAAAGGCGAAGCCTGGTCGGCCCGCTTCTCTGAGCCGATGTCGGAGCTCGTCAAGCGCTATACGTCGTCGGTCTTCTTCGACAAGCGTCTCGCGCTCGTCGATATCGAGGGCTCGCTCGCGCATGCGTCGATGCTGGCTGCACAGAAGATCATCGGCGCCGACGACGTCGCGGCGATCCAGCGCGGGATGGCGCAGATCAAGGGCGAAATCGAGCGGGGCGAGTTCGAGTGGAAGCTCGATCTCGAGGACGTCCACCTGAACATCGAAGCGCGTCTGACCGCGCTGATCGGCGATGCGGGCAAGCGTCTGCATACGGGCCGCTCGCGCAACGACCAGGTCGCGACCGACATCCGCCTGTGGCTGCGCGGCGAGATCGACCGGATCGGCGAACTGCTGACCGGCCTGCGCCGCGCGCTGATCGACCTCGCCGAGCAGCACGCGGCGACGATCATGCCGGGCTTCACGCATCTGCAGGTCGCGCAGCCGGTTACGTTCGGTCATCACCTGCTCGCGTACGTCGAGATGTTCTCGCGCGACAGCGAGCGGATGATCGATTGCCGCAAGCGCGTGAACCGTCTGCCGCTCGGCGCGGCGGCGCTCGCCGGCACCAGCTATCCGATCGACCGTCACGCGGTTGCGAAGACGCTCGGCTTCGACGGCATCTGCGCGAACTCGCTGGACGCGGTCTCCGATCGCGATTTCGCGATCGAATTCACGGCGGCCGCTGCACTCGTGATGACCCACGTGTCGCGCTTCTCCGAAGAACTCGTGCTGTGGATGAGCCCGCGCGTCGGCTTCATCGATCTCGCGGACCGCTTCTGTACCGGCTCGTCGATCATGCCGCAGAAGAAGAACCCGGACGTGCCCGAACTCGCGCGCGGCAAGACCGGTCGTGTGAACGGCCACCTCATCGCGCTGCTGACGCTGATGAAGGGCCAGCCGCTCGCGTACAACAAGGACAATCAGGAAGACAAGGAACCGCTGTTCGACACCGTCGACACGGTCGCCGACACGCTGCGGATTTTCGCGGAGATGGCAGCCGGCATTACGGTGAAGCCGGACGCGATGCGTGCCGCTGCGCTGCAGGGCTTCTCGACCGCAACCGATCTGGCCGACTATCTGGTCAAGCGCGGTCTCCCGTTCCGCGACGCGCACGAAGCGGTCGCGCACGCGGTGCGGATCTGCGTCGATCGCGGCTGCGATATCGCCGACCTGTCGCTCGATGAAATGCGCAGCGAACTGCCGAACGTCGCGCATCTGCTCGGCGAGGACGTGTTCGAATATTTGACGCTGGAAGGGTCGGTCGCGAGCCGCAATCATGCGGGCGGTACGGCGCCGGATCAGGTGCGGGCGGCGGTGAAGGCGGCACGGGCGGCGTTGGGCTGA
- a CDS encoding helix-turn-helix transcriptional regulator: protein MTRTPSSTASASVTAASTDAPPPLDATPARALGDFIRAHRERLSPNAAGLPPGPRRRTPGLRREEVAQLCGVSPTWYTWIEQGRPVSASADALARIAVALQLSRAERAYLFELAAQRDPAGPDSSAADAPDTLLHAVELIDAPAYVLDRQWTALAWNARAADLFVGWLDGAHDRNLLRFTFTEPAARELIVDWEVRARRLAAEFRADSIRHLNDPPTRALIDALSSSSDAFARFWASQDVGEREGGRREFNHPRDGRVVYDQITFKPAHREDLKLVMLIRET from the coding sequence ATGACCCGAACGCCGTCTTCCACCGCTTCCGCTTCCGTGACCGCTGCCTCGACCGATGCGCCTCCGCCACTCGACGCGACGCCTGCGCGCGCGCTCGGCGACTTCATCCGCGCGCATCGCGAGCGTCTGTCGCCGAACGCGGCGGGGCTGCCGCCGGGCCCGCGACGCCGTACGCCCGGCCTGCGCCGCGAAGAGGTCGCACAGTTGTGCGGCGTGAGTCCGACCTGGTACACGTGGATCGAGCAGGGGCGGCCGGTGTCTGCATCGGCGGATGCGCTCGCGCGGATCGCCGTCGCGTTGCAATTGTCGCGTGCCGAGCGCGCGTATCTGTTTGAGCTGGCCGCGCAGCGCGATCCGGCGGGCCCGGACTCCAGCGCGGCCGATGCGCCCGATACGCTGCTGCACGCAGTCGAACTGATCGATGCGCCTGCGTACGTGCTCGACCGCCAGTGGACCGCGCTCGCGTGGAATGCGCGCGCGGCCGATCTGTTCGTCGGCTGGCTCGACGGCGCGCACGATCGCAACCTGCTGCGCTTCACGTTCACCGAGCCGGCGGCGCGCGAGCTGATCGTCGACTGGGAGGTGCGCGCGCGGCGGCTCGCGGCCGAGTTCCGCGCCGATTCGATCCGCCATCTGAACGACCCGCCGACCCGCGCGCTGATCGACGCGCTGAGTTCGTCGAGCGATGCGTTCGCACGCTTCTGGGCGTCGCAGGACGTCGGCGAACGCGAGGGCGGGCGGCGCGAGTTCAATCATCCGCGCGACGGGCGCGTCGTCTATGACCAGATCACGTTCAAGCCCGCGCATCGCGAGGATCTGAAGCTCGTGATGCTGATCCGCGAGACTTGA
- a CDS encoding lysozyme inhibitor LprI family protein, with protein MLYLGMSRGRRAVAAALLALCVAPLGVRVAHAEVAAADPIDTAMRTCLARGDMSSTAGQVQCTDTARIAWQAALDMAYQQLLAKASAPRRARWEASEKRWTQWRDAEAKMQHAAFATTRGSMYVLYAADMQLQPVRDRALGLRRAAALEGTGDVPPRLRACSADARCEHAMFDLNRYSRRLNAKMPPRARPTLARAQRAWVAFRDASSPVIDEHARIDMIGARIATVKRLSEMVGND; from the coding sequence ATGTTGTACCTCGGGATGAGCAGGGGCCGTCGCGCGGTTGCGGCGGCCTTGCTTGCGCTATGCGTTGCGCCGCTGGGCGTGCGTGTTGCACACGCGGAGGTCGCAGCCGCCGATCCGATCGATACCGCAATGCGCACGTGTCTCGCGCGCGGCGACATGTCGTCGACTGCGGGACAGGTGCAGTGCACGGATACCGCGCGCATCGCGTGGCAGGCGGCGCTCGACATGGCGTACCAGCAACTGCTCGCGAAGGCATCGGCGCCGCGTCGTGCGCGCTGGGAAGCGAGCGAGAAGCGCTGGACCCAGTGGCGCGATGCCGAGGCGAAGATGCAGCACGCAGCGTTCGCGACGACGCGCGGTTCGATGTACGTGCTGTACGCGGCCGATATGCAATTGCAGCCGGTGCGCGACCGCGCGCTTGGATTGCGTCGCGCGGCCGCGCTCGAAGGCACCGGCGACGTGCCGCCCCGGCTGCGCGCCTGTTCCGCCGACGCGCGCTGCGAGCACGCGATGTTCGATCTGAATCGCTACTCCCGCCGGCTCAACGCGAAGATGCCGCCTCGCGCGCGGCCCACACTCGCACGCGCGCAGCGCGCGTGGGTCGCGTTCCGCGACGCGAGCTCGCCGGTTATCGACGAGCATGCGCGGATCGACATGATCGGTGCGCGGATCGCGACGGTTAAGCGGTTGTCGGAGATGGTCGGCAACGATTGA
- a CDS encoding arginine/lysine/ornithine decarboxylase has product MKFRFPVVIIDEDFRSENISGSGIRALAEAIEKEGVEVLGLTSYGDLSSFAQQSSRASCFILSIDDDELLPYVENVVVEGETPELATAIIALRAFVTEVRRRNADIPIFLYGETRTSRHLPNDILRELHGFIHMFEDTPEFVARHIIREAKVYLDSLSPPFFKELVQYADEGSYSWHCPGHSGGVAFLKNPLGQMFHQFFGENMLRADVCNAVDELGQLLDHTGPIAASERNAARIFSADHLFFVTNGTSTSNKIVWHATVAPGDVVLVDRNCHKSILHAITMMGAIPVFLTPTRNHFGIIGPIPRDEFKPDNIRRKIEANPFAREALAKNPNLKPRILTITQSTYDGVIYNVEMIKDLLGDMLDTLHFDEAWLPHAEFHEFYQDMHAIGAGRPRTGALVFATHSTHKLLAGISQASQIVVQDSENSTFDKHRFNEAYLMHTSTSPQYAIIASCDVAAAMMEPPGGTALVEESIAEALDFRRAMRKVDDEYGDDWFFKVWGPEELAEEGIGSREDWILRPNERWHGFGPLAEGFNMLDPIKATIITPGLDVDGEFGDSGIPAAIVTKYLAEHGIIVEKTGLYSFFIMFTIGITKGRWNSMVTELQQFKDDYDNNQPLWRVLPEFVSHHPAYERMGLRDLCEQIHSVYRANDIARLTTEMYLSSMEPAMKPSEAYAKLVHREVDRVPIDELEGRVTSILLTPYPPGIPLLIPGERFNKTIVNYLRFAREFNERFPGFHTDIHGLVGETINGRIEYFVDCVRV; this is encoded by the coding sequence ATGAAGTTTCGTTTTCCCGTCGTCATCATCGACGAAGATTTCCGCTCCGAGAACATTTCGGGCTCCGGCATCCGGGCGCTCGCCGAAGCGATCGAAAAAGAAGGCGTGGAAGTCCTCGGGCTGACGAGCTACGGCGATCTGAGCTCGTTCGCGCAGCAATCGAGCCGCGCGTCGTGCTTCATCCTGTCGATCGACGACGACGAACTGCTGCCGTACGTCGAGAATGTCGTCGTGGAAGGCGAGACGCCCGAACTCGCGACCGCGATCATCGCGCTGCGCGCGTTCGTGACCGAAGTGCGCCGCCGCAACGCGGACATTCCGATCTTCCTGTACGGCGAGACGCGCACGTCGCGGCATCTGCCGAACGACATCCTGCGCGAACTGCACGGCTTCATCCACATGTTCGAGGACACGCCGGAGTTCGTCGCACGCCACATCATCCGCGAAGCGAAGGTTTATCTCGACTCGCTCTCGCCGCCGTTCTTCAAGGAACTGGTGCAGTACGCGGACGAAGGCTCGTATTCGTGGCACTGTCCGGGCCACTCGGGCGGCGTCGCGTTCCTGAAGAACCCGCTTGGCCAGATGTTCCACCAGTTCTTCGGCGAGAACATGCTGCGCGCGGACGTCTGCAACGCCGTCGACGAACTCGGCCAGCTGCTCGACCACACCGGTCCGATCGCGGCGTCGGAGCGCAACGCGGCGCGCATTTTCAGCGCCGATCACCTGTTCTTCGTGACGAACGGCACGTCGACGTCGAACAAGATCGTCTGGCACGCCACGGTCGCGCCGGGCGACGTCGTGCTGGTGGACCGCAACTGCCACAAGTCGATCCTGCACGCGATCACGATGATGGGCGCGATCCCCGTGTTCCTCACGCCGACGCGCAATCACTTCGGCATCATCGGCCCGATTCCGCGCGACGAGTTCAAGCCGGACAACATCCGCCGCAAGATCGAGGCGAATCCGTTCGCGCGCGAAGCGCTCGCGAAGAACCCGAACCTCAAGCCGCGCATCCTGACGATCACGCAGAGCACGTACGACGGCGTGATCTACAACGTCGAGATGATCAAGGATCTGCTCGGCGACATGCTCGATACGCTGCACTTCGACGAAGCGTGGCTGCCGCACGCCGAATTCCATGAGTTCTACCAGGACATGCACGCGATCGGCGCGGGCCGTCCGCGCACCGGCGCGCTCGTGTTCGCGACGCACTCGACGCACAAGCTGCTCGCCGGGATCTCGCAGGCATCGCAGATCGTCGTGCAGGACTCCGAGAACAGCACGTTCGACAAGCACCGCTTCAACGAAGCGTATCTGATGCATACGTCGACGAGCCCGCAGTACGCGATCATCGCGTCGTGCGACGTCGCCGCCGCGATGATGGAGCCGCCGGGCGGCACCGCGCTGGTCGAGGAATCGATTGCCGAAGCGCTCGACTTCCGCCGCGCGATGCGCAAGGTCGACGACGAGTACGGCGACGACTGGTTCTTCAAGGTCTGGGGCCCGGAAGAGCTGGCCGAGGAAGGCATCGGTTCGCGCGAAGACTGGATCCTGCGGCCGAACGAACGGTGGCACGGTTTCGGTCCGCTCGCCGAAGGCTTCAACATGCTCGACCCGATCAAGGCGACGATCATCACGCCGGGGCTCGACGTGGACGGCGAGTTCGGCGACTCAGGCATTCCGGCTGCGATCGTGACGAAGTATCTGGCCGAGCACGGGATCATCGTCGAGAAGACCGGGCTGTACTCGTTCTTCATCATGTTCACGATCGGCATCACGAAGGGCCGCTGGAACTCGATGGTCACCGAGCTGCAGCAGTTCAAGGACGACTACGACAACAACCAGCCGCTGTGGCGTGTGCTGCCGGAGTTCGTGTCGCATCATCCGGCGTACGAGCGCATGGGTCTGCGCGATCTGTGCGAGCAGATTCATAGCGTCTACCGTGCGAACGACATCGCGCGTCTCACCACCGAGATGTACCTGTCGAGCATGGAGCCGGCGATGAAGCCGTCCGAGGCCTACGCGAAGCTGGTCCACCGTGAGGTCGATCGCGTGCCTATCGACGAACTCGAAGGCCGCGTCACGTCGATCCTGCTGACGCCGTATCCGCCGGGTATTCCGCTGCTGATTCCGGGCGAGCGCTTCAACAAGACGATCGTCAATTACCTGCGTTTCGCGCGCGAGTTCAACGAGCGCTTCCCGGGGTTCCATACGGATATTCACGGGCTCGTCGGCGAGACGATCAACGGCCGCATCGAGTATTTCGTCGATTGCGTGCGCGTCTGA
- the dcd gene encoding dCTP deaminase — translation MAIKSDKWIRRMAEEHKMIEPFVRDQVRTSEDGRKIVSYGTSSYGYDIRCADEFKIFTNINSTIVDPKNFDEKSFVDFRGDVCIIPPNSFALARTVEYFRIPRSVLTVCLGKSTYARCGIIVNVTPFEPEWEGYVTLEFSNTTPLPAKIYANEGVAQVLFFESDEVCEVSYADRGGKYQGQHGVTLPKT, via the coding sequence ATGGCAATCAAATCCGACAAGTGGATCCGGCGCATGGCCGAGGAGCACAAGATGATCGAGCCGTTCGTGCGCGATCAGGTCCGCACGTCCGAGGACGGTCGCAAGATCGTCAGCTACGGCACGTCGAGCTACGGCTACGATATCCGCTGCGCCGACGAATTCAAGATTTTCACGAACATCAATTCGACGATCGTCGACCCGAAGAACTTCGACGAAAAATCGTTCGTCGACTTCAGGGGCGACGTCTGCATCATCCCGCCAAACTCGTTCGCGCTGGCCCGCACGGTCGAGTACTTCCGGATTCCGCGCAGCGTGCTGACGGTCTGCCTCGGCAAGTCGACCTATGCGCGCTGCGGGATCATCGTCAACGTGACGCCGTTCGAACCCGAATGGGAAGGCTATGTCACGCTCGAATTCTCGAATACGACACCTTTGCCTGCGAAAATCTACGCGAACGAGGGCGTCGCGCAGGTGCTCTTTTTCGAAAGCGACGAGGTCTGCGAGGTGTCCTATGCAGATCGCGGCGGCAAATATCAAGGTCAGCACGGCGTTACGTTACCCAAAACGTGA
- a CDS encoding superoxide dismutase family protein, with product MRKRIDGHAAHAFIILTAGGLLLCGCSTFLRPQEKRADAQLLPTVGNQTRGTVTFIERSDGVQVTYNLNGLPPNSDHALQVHERGDCNAADGSSAGQIFAPAADRLKNGARVEGDLGNIHADANGVAAGFIVAPDVSLDGVRSVLQRSVLVHHDATDPYASSQQNVGPALACGAIRQ from the coding sequence ATGAGAAAACGAATCGACGGGCACGCGGCACATGCGTTCATTATCCTGACCGCAGGCGGGTTACTGCTGTGCGGCTGCTCGACGTTTCTGCGGCCTCAGGAAAAGCGCGCCGACGCGCAGTTGCTTCCTACCGTCGGCAATCAGACGCGCGGCACCGTGACGTTCATCGAGCGCTCGGACGGCGTGCAGGTTACGTACAACCTCAACGGCTTGCCGCCGAACAGCGATCACGCGCTGCAGGTTCACGAGCGCGGCGACTGCAACGCCGCCGATGGGTCGAGCGCGGGCCAGATTTTTGCGCCGGCCGCCGACCGTCTGAAGAACGGCGCGCGGGTCGAGGGCGATCTCGGCAACATCCATGCAGATGCGAACGGCGTCGCAGCCGGCTTCATCGTCGCACCGGACGTGTCGCTCGACGGCGTGCGCTCGGTGCTGCAACGCTCAGTGCTGGTCCATCACGATGCGACCGATCCGTACGCGTCCTCGCAGCAGAATGTTGGTCCGGCGCTCGCGTGCGGGGCGATCCGGCAGTGA
- the apbC gene encoding iron-sulfur cluster carrier protein ApbC, translating to MSIDRALVDAALAAVADPNTGRPFAAAKNLRNVTVEGSTVGVEVVLGYPAKRQFEAIRTLVADALRAVPGVTDARVEVSQQIAAHTVQRGVKLLPNVKNIVAVASGKGGVGKSTTAVNLALALAADGASVGILDADIYGPSLPMMLGIEGRPESPDGQSMHPLTGHGVQANSIGFLVEQDNPMVWRGPMATSALEQLLRQTNWRDLDYLIVDMPPGTGDIQLTLSQRVPVTGAVIVTTPQDIALLDAKKGLKMFEKVGIPILGIVENMSLHICSNCGHEEHVFGAGGGERMAREYGVEVLGSLPLDIAIREQTDSGRPTVVADPDGRIAEIYGSIARKVAIHIAERARDMSSKFPSIVIQNT from the coding sequence ATGAGCATCGATCGGGCTTTGGTCGACGCCGCCCTCGCGGCCGTCGCAGACCCCAACACAGGACGGCCGTTCGCCGCCGCGAAGAACCTCCGCAACGTGACGGTCGAAGGCTCGACTGTCGGCGTCGAGGTGGTGCTCGGCTATCCGGCCAAACGGCAGTTTGAAGCGATCCGCACGCTGGTCGCCGATGCATTGCGCGCGGTGCCCGGCGTGACCGATGCGCGCGTCGAGGTGTCGCAGCAGATCGCCGCGCATACGGTTCAGCGCGGCGTGAAGCTGCTGCCGAACGTGAAGAACATCGTCGCGGTCGCATCGGGCAAGGGCGGGGTCGGCAAGAGCACGACGGCGGTGAACCTCGCGCTCGCGCTCGCAGCGGACGGCGCGTCGGTCGGGATTCTCGATGCGGACATCTACGGTCCGTCGCTGCCGATGATGCTCGGCATCGAAGGCCGCCCCGAATCGCCAGACGGTCAGTCGATGCATCCGCTGACCGGTCACGGCGTGCAGGCCAATTCGATCGGCTTCCTCGTCGAGCAGGACAACCCGATGGTGTGGCGCGGCCCGATGGCCACGTCCGCGCTCGAGCAGTTGCTGCGGCAGACGAACTGGCGCGATCTCGACTATCTGATCGTCGACATGCCGCCGGGCACCGGCGACATCCAGCTGACGCTGTCGCAGCGCGTGCCGGTGACGGGCGCGGTGATCGTCACGACGCCGCAGGACATCGCGCTGCTCGACGCGAAGAAGGGGCTCAAGATGTTCGAGAAGGTCGGCATTCCGATTCTCGGGATCGTCGAGAACATGAGCCTGCACATCTGCTCGAACTGCGGTCACGAAGAGCACGTGTTCGGCGCCGGCGGCGGCGAGCGGATGGCGCGCGAATACGGCGTCGAGGTGCTCGGCAGCCTGCCGCTCGACATCGCTATCCGCGAACAGACCGACTCGGGCCGCCCAACCGTCGTCGCCGATCCGGACGGCCGGATCGCGGAGATTTATGGGTCGATTGCGCGCAAGGTTGCGATCCACATCGCCGAACGCGCGCGCGACATGAGTTCGAAGTTCCCGAGCATCGTGATCCAGAACACCTGA
- a CDS encoding OmpA family protein, with amino-acid sequence MNAKIMTRLSVFAVVGALLAGCATQQGNNTAVGTGVGAGLGAGIGALIGGGKGAAIGAGVGAAAGGITGYNWQAIRNKLSGATAGTGTQITEQPDGSLKLNIPSSVTFDTNSYAIKPSFQSVLGQVAATLNQNPEVIAQVIGYTDSTGQPAYNQTLSVNRAQSVVNALVQQGVAQQRLSAEGRGETNPIADNNTDAGRAQNRRVEVYLRATAQHAQ; translated from the coding sequence ATGAATGCAAAAATCATGACTCGCCTGTCGGTGTTCGCCGTTGTCGGCGCGCTGCTTGCCGGCTGCGCCACGCAGCAAGGCAATAACACCGCAGTAGGAACCGGCGTCGGCGCCGGTCTGGGCGCCGGCATCGGCGCGCTGATCGGCGGCGGTAAGGGCGCGGCGATCGGCGCAGGCGTCGGCGCAGCGGCGGGCGGCATCACCGGCTACAACTGGCAGGCGATCCGCAACAAGCTGTCGGGCGCCACCGCAGGCACCGGCACGCAGATCACCGAGCAGCCGGACGGCTCGCTGAAGCTCAACATCCCGAGCTCGGTCACGTTCGATACGAACAGCTATGCAATCAAGCCGTCGTTCCAGTCGGTGCTCGGCCAGGTCGCGGCGACGCTGAACCAGAATCCGGAAGTCATCGCCCAGGTGATCGGCTATACCGACAGCACCGGCCAGCCGGCGTACAACCAGACGCTGTCGGTGAACCGTGCGCAGAGCGTCGTGAACGCCCTCGTGCAGCAAGGCGTCGCGCAGCAACGTCTGTCGGCGGAAGGCCGCGGCGAAACCAATCCGATCGCCGACAACAACACCGACGCCGGCCGTGCGCAGAACCGCCGCGTCGAGGTGTACCTGCGCGCCACCGCGCAGCACGCGCAGTAA
- the metG gene encoding methionine--tRNA ligase, whose translation MSSATGTSAVAPSQDAPSQPRQILVTSALPYANGQIHIGHMVEYIQTDIWVRALRMHGHEVYYVGADDTHGTPVMLRAEKEGITPKQLIDRVWKEHKRDMDSFGISFDNYYTTDSEENRVLSESVYTALQAAGLIEARDIEQAYDPVKEMFLPDRFIKGECPKCGAKDQYGDSCEVCGSTYQPTDLINPYSVVSGATPIRKTSTHYFFRLSDPRCENFLRKWVGGLAQPEATNKMREWLGDAGEAKLADWDISRDAPYFGFEIPGAPGKYFYVWLDAPVGYYASFKNLCVQRGIDFDAWVRKDSTTEQYHFIGKDILYFHTLFWPAMLEFSGHRTPTNVFAHGFLTVDGAKMSKSRGTFITAQSYIDTGLNPEWLRYYFAAKLNGTMEDLDLNLEDFQARVNSDLVGKYVNIASRAAGFLIKRFDGRVQDSAMRHPLLDQMRAALPQIAVHYESRDYGRALRQTMELADAVNAYVDTAKPWDQAKDPANSVALHETCSVSLEAFRLLSLALKPVLPNVAQAAEAFLGIEPQKWTDANVPLSSQRPINAYRHLMTRVDPKQIDALIAANRESLQAEGGAPAVAAAATAAAGTKSKPAKKDEEAPGTISIDDFAKVDLRIAKIVDCRAVEGSDKLLQLTLDIGEEKTRNVFSGIRSAYRPEDLVGKFTVMVANLAPRKMKFGMSEGMVLAASADDEKAEPGLYILEPHSGAKPGMRVR comes from the coding sequence ATGTCATCAGCCACCGGCACCAGCGCCGTCGCGCCGTCGCAAGACGCGCCGTCGCAGCCTCGTCAGATTCTTGTCACATCCGCGCTGCCTTATGCGAACGGACAGATCCACATCGGCCATATGGTCGAGTACATCCAGACGGACATCTGGGTGCGGGCACTGCGGATGCATGGACACGAGGTCTACTACGTCGGCGCCGACGACACGCACGGCACGCCGGTCATGCTGCGCGCGGAAAAGGAAGGCATCACGCCGAAGCAGCTGATCGATCGCGTGTGGAAAGAGCACAAGCGCGACATGGACAGCTTCGGCATTTCGTTCGACAACTACTACACGACCGATTCGGAAGAGAACCGCGTGCTGTCGGAGTCCGTCTACACCGCGCTGCAGGCAGCCGGGCTGATCGAAGCGCGCGACATCGAACAGGCGTACGACCCCGTCAAGGAAATGTTCCTTCCGGACCGCTTCATCAAGGGCGAGTGTCCGAAGTGCGGCGCGAAGGATCAGTACGGCGACAGCTGCGAAGTCTGCGGTTCGACCTACCAGCCCACTGACCTGATCAACCCGTACTCGGTCGTCTCCGGCGCGACGCCGATCCGCAAGACGTCGACGCACTACTTCTTCCGCCTGTCCGATCCGCGCTGCGAGAACTTCCTGCGCAAGTGGGTCGGCGGCCTCGCGCAGCCCGAAGCGACCAACAAGATGCGCGAATGGCTCGGCGATGCGGGCGAAGCAAAGCTCGCCGACTGGGACATCTCGCGCGACGCGCCGTATTTCGGCTTCGAGATTCCGGGCGCACCGGGCAAGTATTTCTACGTGTGGCTCGACGCACCGGTCGGCTATTACGCGAGCTTCAAGAACCTGTGCGTGCAACGTGGTATCGATTTCGACGCGTGGGTCCGCAAGGATTCGACCACCGAGCAGTATCACTTCATCGGCAAGGACATCCTGTACTTCCACACGCTGTTCTGGCCGGCGATGCTCGAATTCTCGGGTCACCGCACGCCGACCAACGTGTTCGCACACGGCTTCCTGACCGTGGACGGCGCGAAGATGTCGAAGTCGCGCGGCACGTTCATCACCGCGCAGAGCTATATTGACACCGGGCTGAACCCGGAGTGGCTGCGTTACTACTTCGCCGCGAAGCTGAACGGCACGATGGAAGACCTCGACCTGAACCTCGAGGATTTCCAGGCGCGCGTGAACAGCGATCTGGTCGGCAAGTACGTGAACATCGCGAGCCGTGCGGCGGGCTTCCTGATCAAGCGCTTCGACGGTCGCGTGCAGGACAGCGCGATGCGTCATCCGCTGCTCGACCAGATGCGCGCGGCACTGCCGCAGATCGCCGTGCACTACGAGTCGCGCGACTACGGCCGCGCGCTGCGTCAGACGATGGAACTCGCCGACGCGGTCAACGCGTACGTCGATACCGCGAAGCCGTGGGATCAGGCGAAAGATCCGGCGAACTCGGTCGCGCTGCATGAAACCTGCAGTGTGAGCCTCGAGGCGTTCCGTCTGCTGTCGCTGGCGTTGAAGCCGGTGCTGCCGAACGTCGCGCAGGCCGCCGAAGCGTTCCTCGGCATCGAGCCGCAGAAGTGGACCGACGCGAACGTGCCGCTCAGCTCGCAGCGTCCGATCAACGCGTATCGTCACCTGATGACCCGCGTCGATCCGAAGCAGATCGATGCGCTGATCGCGGCGAATCGTGAATCGTTGCAGGCCGAGGGGGGTGCGCCGGCTGTTGCTGCAGCGGCTACGGCAGCCGCAGGTACGAAGAGCAAGCCCGCGAAGAAGGACGAAGAAGCCCCCGGCACGATCTCGATCGACGATTTCGCGAAGGTCGATCTGCGCATCGCGAAGATCGTCGACTGCCGTGCAGTGGAAGGCTCGGACAAGCTGCTGCAACTGACGCTCGACATCGGCGAGGAAAAGACCCGCAACGTGTTCTCGGGCATCCGGTCCGCGTACCGGCCGGAAGACCTGGTCGGCAAGTTCACAGTGATGGTCGCGAACCTCGCGCCGCGCAAGATGAAGTTCGGGATGTCGGAAGGGATGGTGCTCGCGGCATCAGCCGACGACGAGAAAGCCGAGCCGGGTCTCTATATCCTCGAGCCGCACAGCGGCGCGAAGCCGGGGATGCGGGTCAGGTAA